One segment of Novipirellula aureliae DNA contains the following:
- a CDS encoding NAD(P)H-hydrate epimerase gives MNRTRLTSDQVRAVDRRAIEDYGMSGLVLMENAGRGAAEVIHRITSADKPIAILCGKGNNAGDGYVIARHLELLGHLVRVVSIVDIESLSADAAVNANIAIKSHLPIRVARDLETLTRQIADAAVLVDCVLGTGAKGAPRGFFGEAIRAANDVDAIRVAIDVPSGLDADTGEPSDPTFRANLTLTFVAEKIGFGNETAKPFIGNVEVIPIGVPQKLLLEVLP, from the coding sequence ATGAATCGAACCCGTTTGACGTCGGACCAAGTGCGTGCGGTTGATCGCCGAGCTATCGAGGATTATGGGATGAGCGGCCTCGTCTTGATGGAAAATGCGGGCCGCGGTGCTGCCGAAGTGATTCACCGAATCACTTCGGCGGATAAGCCGATTGCGATTCTTTGCGGGAAGGGCAACAATGCGGGCGACGGTTATGTCATCGCCAGACATCTGGAGTTGCTTGGCCACCTCGTTCGCGTCGTCTCGATTGTCGACATCGAATCGCTATCCGCTGACGCTGCTGTGAATGCCAACATCGCAATCAAGTCTCACTTACCGATCCGTGTCGCACGCGACCTTGAGACACTTACTCGGCAGATCGCTGACGCAGCAGTACTCGTGGATTGTGTCCTGGGGACGGGCGCCAAGGGAGCGCCGCGAGGTTTTTTCGGCGAAGCGATTCGAGCGGCCAACGATGTTGATGCCATTCGTGTTGCGATCGACGTGCCGAGCGGCCTAGATGCCGACACTGGCGAGCCGTCCGATCCCACCTTTCGCGCCAACCTTACCTTAACCTTCGTCGCCGAAAAGATTGGTTTTGGAAACGAAACCGCGAAACCCTTTATCGGCAATGTCGAAGTGATCCCCATCGGTGTACCTCAAAAATTGCTCTTGGAAGTTCTTCCGTAG